From Bacteroidota bacterium, the proteins below share one genomic window:
- a CDS encoding polymer-forming cytoskeletal protein has translation MFKQNKAAGSPGKSNDPNTASINLIGAGTVIDGDIRSNGDIRIDGTVNGQVISKAKVVVGSTGLVEGDVMCQNADVSGTIKGKTTVSELLFLKSTAKVIGDIVTGKLVVEVGATFTGSCNMGPVIKDIKDGDQPTLSKEKSAI, from the coding sequence ATGTTCAAACAGAACAAAGCGGCCGGCAGCCCCGGCAAATCGAACGATCCGAATACCGCGTCCATCAACCTGATCGGGGCGGGAACGGTCATCGATGGGGACATTCGTTCCAATGGTGACATCCGGATCGACGGTACCGTCAACGGACAGGTGATCTCCAAGGCCAAGGTGGTCGTGGGTTCTACCGGCCTGGTGGAAGGCGATGTCATGTGTCAGAATGCCGACGTTTCCGGGACGATCAAGGGCAAGACGACGGTTTCAGAATTGTTGTTCCTCAAGTCGACCGCCAAGGTGATCGGCGATATCGTCACCGGCAAGTTGGTGGTGGAGGTCGGCGCTACCTTTACGGGCTCCTGCAACATGGGTCCGGTGATCAAAGACATCAAGGATGGCGACCAACCAACCCTCTCCAAAGAAAAATCCGCTATCTGA
- a CDS encoding 1-acyl-sn-glycerol-3-phosphate acyltransferase yields MFRLFWKIWLRVFGWKFVGTFPQELKKCVIAVAPHTSNWDVVVGMATRSVMPIRGAKFLGKQELFRGILGPFMRWIGGVPVDRSKKSNTVEQVAEACRKSERFILAIAPEGTRKRVDSLKTGFWHMAKAAGIPIVLAGLDYKHKAVVFSEPFHPQNEAEDFKRIYAFFSGIEGRHPELGLGHLAG; encoded by the coding sequence ATGTTCAGGCTATTCTGGAAAATATGGCTCAGGGTGTTTGGGTGGAAGTTCGTGGGGACGTTTCCGCAGGAGTTGAAGAAGTGCGTGATCGCCGTGGCGCCGCATACGAGCAACTGGGACGTCGTTGTCGGCATGGCAACCCGATCGGTGATGCCCATACGCGGCGCGAAGTTTCTCGGTAAGCAGGAGCTCTTCCGCGGCATCCTCGGACCCTTCATGCGCTGGATCGGCGGAGTGCCCGTCGACCGTTCGAAGAAATCCAATACCGTCGAACAGGTAGCCGAAGCCTGCCGAAAGAGCGAGCGGTTCATCCTCGCCATCGCCCCGGAAGGAACCCGAAAGCGTGTCGACTCGCTCAAGACCGGCTTCTGGCACATGGCCAAGGCCGCGGGAATCCCGATCGTGCTGGCCGGCCTCGACTATAAGCACAAAGCCGTCGTTTTTTCCGAACCATTCCACCCGCAGAACGAAGCGGAAGATTTCAAACGCATCTACGCCTTCTTCTCCGGTATCGAAGGCAGGCATCCCGAACTTGGGCTTGGACACCTGGCTGGATAG
- a CDS encoding AtpZ/AtpI family protein has translation MRYATMGTQMLVIMGAMTFGGYWLDKHFGLQFPIFTVVLSLFGIAAAFYLSLKDLLKK, from the coding sequence ATGCGCTACGCGACCATGGGCACCCAGATGCTCGTGATCATGGGCGCCATGACGTTCGGCGGTTACTGGCTCGACAAACACTTCGGGCTGCAATTCCCCATCTTCACGGTTGTGCTCAGCCTCTTCGGCATCGCGGCGGCGTTCTATTTGAGTTTGAAGGATTTGTTGAAGAAGTGA